In Nocardia sp. NBC_00403, the DNA window TGTCAACGATGCGCCGGAGCCACTGCCGACCTTCGATTATGAGGTCTTGGGGTGGCGTGTAGGAGTATTCGGAGCAGAGTTTGTCGACTGTGATGTGCAAAGCCTCGATCGTGGCGTCTGTGACGTCCGAGGCGTGCAAGCGACCGATGATTTCGAGTGTGTCCATGCCAGTAGCCGAGAGCAACGACAGGTCGAGTTCGCGGGATTGTGGCGGAAACAGGGAATCGGTGACCGTGCCGAGAGTGGCGGCGATCAAGCTCGCATACTCGCGGCTCGGCTTGTTCTCGCCCAGTTCCCATGCTTTCCATCGCCGGATTAGGTGCTCTGCATCCGGCAATGTGCGATCTGCGTGAGTGCGCATGACCGCCGCGGCTTCGGACTGCGAGTAGCCTCGGGCCTCTCGCAATGCTCGAATACGCCGTGCCCAGTCGGGTTGTTCAGCCATCGCGCGTCTGCTCCTGCTTAAGGGATCGGTACACCACAAGTGTCCTGGCGCCGATAGGTGTTGGCGAGGTGTTGCCGGGGTGATACACGCCCATCACCCTTGTCACCAAGTCCACACCCCGAGTGACACTGTTTCGCGGACTGGCCTGGCGGCAGAGTAGTTGACATGCAGAAACTACTGATGAGCTTGATCAACGGATTGACTGGCTTCGATTCGCTCGACTCGTTCCGCGAGGTCGCTGATCCGTGATCTGAGGTCCCGAACTTCGTCGGCAAGTGAGTGATCTTGCTCAGCTGGTATGGAGTCGCTGACAAAGACACCCAGGGACGGAGTGGAAAACGTCCAGCCTTCGTCACACAACGTGCGTACGGCTTTTGCCGCGGTCATGGGCGCAATGTCGTATTCGTCCGCGAGGGCTCTCTGGGATGAGATCCGGTCACCGGGCTTTAGTTCTCCGGACTTGATCTTCTTCTGGATATCCCCCACGACCTGCCGGTATGGGGCTCGCCCGGTGTTGGTGTCACTCATAAGGCCAGCATACCGACAGCTGCCATAGGTCGGTATGGACACGATCCGGCAACAGGCATTGCTAACCGCACTAGGGTGCACTAGGGTGGTATATATCAGTTAAGTGGCATGGAACTAACCGAGGCCACGAAAAGGCAAACAACACAAGGAGATACGACCATGGCACTCAAGGGCTACCGCTTCCCCATCTCCCACGCCGAAGCCTTCCCTCAGGGCTTGGTTTTGGTCGGCCAGATCGAGGCGCTGACCAAGTACAACCCGGATCGCAATGCAGTGCCTGAGCAGCGTCGTGATTTCGACGTGAAGACAGGCGAGGGCACGGGCCTGCTGATGTGGAAGGCCACGGTCACCGATCCGTCGGAGACGAATTCCAGGCGCGCTAGCTTCCAGTTGATCTTCGTGGCCGAGAACGTCCCGGTGCCCTCGACACCGGAGGTGTTGCCGGGTATGCGTCAGATCGAGCTGGAGGGTCTGCTCGCCGAGCCGAAGGTCATGGGTCAGGGCGAGTTCAAGTACCAGGGCTTCAACTTCTATGCCGGTGGCATCAAGGGCGACAACTCCGGCGCGAAGGTCAACCAGCCTGCCGCGGCGAAGGCTGCGTGATCGTCATGTCGTACATGAGTGTTCGGTCGGTCCGCTCCACGGGCATCGAGCTGCACTACGAGGCTGCCCGCGCAACCGAGTTCGGCTTGGAGGTTCCGGCCTGTGTGTACGTCTACCTCGACGAGGCGGGCTACGCGACGCTTCAACTGACGATGGACGACGCTCGGGTCCTGGCCGAGATGCTGCCGGGGCTGGTGATGGCTCACGACGCCACCGAGCATGCCGCAGCAGAGCACGCCGCGGCTGTGGCTGAGTCCAAGGCGGCGTGACCGTGAGCGCGGCGGATCAGCAGTCCAAGGGGATGGCGTGGGCTCGCTGGTCCGCCGTTCTCGTTGTCGTGGTCATCGGTGTTGCCGCGTTCGTGTTGTCGTTCGCGGCGTTAGAGGACCTCGCGAAGAAGGCCCATACACCCGAACGGTTGGCGTGGCTGTTCCCGGTCATCGTGGACGGCACCATCATTCAGGCCACCATCGCTGTGTTGGCGTTGGCCGACAGTGACGGCCGTAAGTGGTTCGAACGTGTCCTGGTCGCTGGGGCGGCGGTCTCGATCGGCGGCAACATCGCTCACGCTCTGGTGTCCGGTCACGGTGTCGGTGCTGCCGTGCTCGCGGTGATCGCCCCGGCTGCTCTGCTGATCGACACACACGGCCTGGCGGTGCTGTTGCGCACCCACCGACCCGTTCCGAGCGAACCGGCTGAGCCCGTAAGGGATTCCGCGCCCGTCGAATCCTCGACCCCCGAACCACTCACCGCGGAACCTCCGGTCGCCGAACCCCTGGCCCCGGAACCCGTCCCGGTGTCCGTGCCGGTGAGTTCCCCGATTCCGCCGGCACCTGTCCGGCTCATCGCTCCACCGAGGCATGTGGCTCAACCCTTCCAACCCCCGCGTCCGATACCAGTCCGGCCGGTCGCGGTTCCTGTCAACGGAGGCAACTGACATGGCAGAACACAGTTCGTTCATGACGATTCACCACAGTGACTACAGCCTGAACTCCCAGGCTATCGGCACTGACCTCGCCGCCGCCTACATCCCCGCGATCGGCATGGTGATGGTCTGTGTCGGCAACGGATCGCTGTGCATGTTCCCCGACCAGGCCGCCGAGCTGATCGAGATGGTCACCGCGGCTCTCGACTCCCACACCTCAACGACGCAGGCCAAGGCGGTGGCGTGATGAGTTTGGCAACCACGTTGCCCCCACTGGCCGCGATAGCCGGTGGTGTGGGCATGGCGGCTCGGATGGCGTACTGGTCGCGGCAGAAACCTGCGGCTCGTAAGGAAACGGTCGCCGATTGGGTGGCTGCGGCACCGGTCGAGTTGAAGGCTTCGATCCTGGTGTTCTGCGATCGCCAGCAAGAGCTGATGCTGTGGCGTGAGCTGGATCTCGGCTCGGAGGATGACGGGTTCCCCACGGTCCTGGATGTCGAGTACACCGCCTACGGGCTGGATGTGGACGTGCAGATGCGCGGTGGCCACAAACTGTCCGACTGGACCGATCAGAACACCCTCGACGCGTTCGCCCAGTACCTCGGCGTTCCCGAAGTCACCGCGGCCTCGTCGTCTCCCGGATTCATCCGTATCCAGGTCAGAGTCCACGACACCCTCGCTGCTGATGTGCCGGTGCCGACCGAAGTGCCTGATCACGTGGATTTGGAAGCGGTCACCGCAGGAGTGTTCGAGGACGGCCAGAGCTGGACTGTTCCGATCCAGGGCCGTCACGTCCTGATAGCCGGCGGAACGGGTTCGGGTAAGTCGAGCGTGTTGTGGTCGCTGGTCAACGGCATGGGTCCGGCGATCCGTTCCGGTCGGGTGGAGTTGCGGGTGATCGACCCGAAGGGCGGCATGGAGCTGGGGTACCTGGAACCACTGTGCACCCGGTTCGCCTGCACCGGCGAAGAGGAAATGGTCGGACTGCTCGAGGAGACCGTCACCGATCTTCAAGAAGCCACGCAACGCTACCGCGGCAAGGTCCGCAAACCCGTTCCTACACCGCAGAACCCCTTGGTTGTCACGATCATCGATGAGGCGGCGACGCTCTCGGCGTTCTCGGACCCGAAGAAGCAGGCGCGGTTCGAACGCGCTCATGGTCTGCTGCTGTCGCAGGGACGCGCACCGTTGTATTCGGTGATCGAGACGGTGATCGATCCGTCGAAAGAGAATGTGCCGCAACGGCAGTTGCTTCCGTACCGGGTCGGTATGCGGATGGACGAAGCCGCCCAGGTCGCCATGATCCACGGCCAGGGCGCCCGTAACCGCGGCTCGTACTGTGACCGGATCCCGCATACGACACCGGGCGTTTGCTATGTGCAGGAGGACGGTAAGGCTGGTTTCCAGCGGGCTCGGGCGTTCATGGTCACCGACGCCGATGTGGACCGGATCGTGGCGCAGTACAAGCCGATCCCTCGCCCGGTCGACCTGGACGCGTTCGCCCAGGGGCGTGCGGCATGAGGACAGGGTTTGTCATGGAGTGCCATGTGGTCATCTACTGCGACGGCTGCGGCGACACCTACACCGAGAACACCGGTGAGGGTATCTGTTTCGACACGGTCAATCAGGCTGTCGGCTACCTCAACGCCCGATCCGCTGGTGTCGGCTGGGCCTATGACGGCGACAAGGTTCTCTGCGACGGCTGCCAAGCATTGGCCCGCTGCACCGAACACGGTCACACCTTCCCCGAACGCCGTATCTCCCT includes these proteins:
- a CDS encoding GntR family transcriptional regulator; translated protein: MSDTNTGRAPYRQVVGDIQKKIKSGELKPGDRISSQRALADEYDIAPMTAAKAVRTLCDEGWTFSTPSLGVFVSDSIPAEQDHSLADEVRDLRSRISDLAERVERIEASQSVDQAHQ
- a CDS encoding DUF2637 domain-containing protein → MSAADQQSKGMAWARWSAVLVVVVIGVAAFVLSFAALEDLAKKAHTPERLAWLFPVIVDGTIIQATIAVLALADSDGRKWFERVLVAGAAVSIGGNIAHALVSGHGVGAAVLAVIAPAALLIDTHGLAVLLRTHRPVPSEPAEPVRDSAPVESSTPEPLTAEPPVAEPLAPEPVPVSVPVSSPIPPAPVRLIAPPRHVAQPFQPPRPIPVRPVAVPVNGGN
- a CDS encoding FtsK/SpoIIIE domain-containing protein → MSLATTLPPLAAIAGGVGMAARMAYWSRQKPAARKETVADWVAAAPVELKASILVFCDRQQELMLWRELDLGSEDDGFPTVLDVEYTAYGLDVDVQMRGGHKLSDWTDQNTLDAFAQYLGVPEVTAASSSPGFIRIQVRVHDTLAADVPVPTEVPDHVDLEAVTAGVFEDGQSWTVPIQGRHVLIAGGTGSGKSSVLWSLVNGMGPAIRSGRVELRVIDPKGGMELGYLEPLCTRFACTGEEEMVGLLEETVTDLQEATQRYRGKVRKPVPTPQNPLVVTIIDEAATLSAFSDPKKQARFERAHGLLLSQGRAPLYSVIETVIDPSKENVPQRQLLPYRVGMRMDEAAQVAMIHGQGARNRGSYCDRIPHTTPGVCYVQEDGKAGFQRARAFMVTDADVDRIVAQYKPIPRPVDLDAFAQGRAA